Below is a genomic region from uncultured Erythrobacter sp..
TCACCTTGCGATCGGGATAGAGCATCGCGCTCATCATCGCGCTTGGCAGGCCTGCCCCCATTGTGGCGAGCGCATTGTCGAGCAGCACGGTGTTGGGCAGGTAAGCGGTGTAGCCGCGCGCAAACCAGATCTTGTAGACGCCATTGTCGAGGCAGATGATCCCGTCATGCGGCAGGCAATCGCGCACCTGCTGCACCAGATGCGGCGGGAAAATCGGGAAACGGGTATCTGCAGCCAGCTTGCCCGTATGCTCCAGCTCTGCCTGGTGGAAGGCGAGCATGTGATCGAAATTCCAGCTGCGATTGGGGCTGATGTCTTCCTTGATCTGCCAGATCGCATTGGCGATGTCGCCGATGACCTCGATCTGGGGGAAGTAAACCGGATCAACCTCTGCCGTGCGGGTCGAAACGTGGATCACCTTTACGCCGTTATCATGCATGAAGAAGGGCGGCTTCTCGATCACGTCATGGCCGACATTGATAATGCAGTCGGAGGCTTCGACGGCGCGGTGAACGAAGTCACCGGCTGACAAAGCCGCGCAGCCGAGGAATTTCGGATGCCGCTCGTCGATCACGCCCTTGCCCATCTGGGTGGTTAGGAAGGGGATGCCGGTCTTCTCGACGAACTGTTCGAGCATACGGCCGCACAATTTGCGGTTGGCGCCTGCACCGATCACCAGAACGGGGTTCTTCGCCTCTTCGATGGCTTTCACCGCCGCGCGCACAGCCTTGGGCTCTGCGCTAGGCCGCCGCGCGACGCTCTTGGGCAGCGGGTGCCAGTCGGTGGTCGGCTCTTCGGCGATATCTTCGGGCAGCTCGATCAAAGTTGCGCCCGGCTTTTCCTCTTCGGCGAGGCGGTAAGCTTCGCGCACGCGGCTGGGGATGTTGTCACCCGCTGCGATCTGGATCGAATATTTCGTCACTGGCTCCATCAGGCTGACGATGTCGACGATCTGGAAACGGCCTTGCTTCGATTTCTTGATCGGTTTCTGGCCGGTGATCATCAGCACAGGCATTCCGCCGAGCTGCGCATAGGCGGCGCTTGTCACAAAGTTGGTCGCGCCCGGGCCGAGTGTGGCCACGCAAACGCCGGTTTTGCCGGTGTGGCGGCCATAGGTTGCAGCCATAAAGCCTGCGCCCTGTTCGTGGCGGGTGAGGATGAGCTTGATCTTGTCTGACCGCCCTAGCGAATCGAGAAAGTCGAGATTTTCCTCGCCCGGAACGCCAAAGATATATTCGCAGCCTTCAGCCTCCAGACATTCGATAAAAACGTCCGAAGCTTTTTTGGTATCGCTCATTTTGTATTCCCCCCAATTTGCATCCACCATTGCGAAGTGGCTGTGCAGGTGTGTTCATACCCGCCATTCGTGCCGCATCGCAGAGGCGTTACACATGCGTGTGCGCAGCGT
It encodes:
- a CDS encoding acetolactate synthase large subunit, with amino-acid sequence MSDTKKASDVFIECLEAEGCEYIFGVPGEENLDFLDSLGRSDKIKLILTRHEQGAGFMAATYGRHTGKTGVCVATLGPGATNFVTSAAYAQLGGMPVLMITGQKPIKKSKQGRFQIVDIVSLMEPVTKYSIQIAAGDNIPSRVREAYRLAEEEKPGATLIELPEDIAEEPTTDWHPLPKSVARRPSAEPKAVRAAVKAIEEAKNPVLVIGAGANRKLCGRMLEQFVEKTGIPFLTTQMGKGVIDERHPKFLGCAALSAGDFVHRAVEASDCIINVGHDVIEKPPFFMHDNGVKVIHVSTRTAEVDPVYFPQIEVIGDIANAIWQIKEDISPNRSWNFDHMLAFHQAELEHTGKLAADTRFPIFPPHLVQQVRDCLPHDGIICLDNGVYKIWFARGYTAYLPNTVLLDNALATMGAGLPSAMMSAMLYPDRKVMAICGDGGFMMNSQEMETAVRLGLNMTVLILRDDAYGMIRWKQANMGFNDFGLTYGNPDFVQYAESYGAKGHRVESSDHLREVLAHCRDTPGVHLIDCPVDYTENDQILNIDIKKLSAEL